The genomic region aaatatttgcaaactatacctgtgacaaagaactaatatccagaatctacgagaaactaaaacaaatcagcaagaagaaaaacaaataatcccattaaaaagtgggcaaaagacatgaacatattttttttaaatagtgcattgcgcactgtctggggaatggtcatgcttcaATGTTCTcactcggggggatggggaggtggggggaggggatgggaggtataactacatgatgagtacaaTGCGCagtgtctggagaatggacacacttgaagttctgactcagggggatgggcgggacatgggcagtgtatgtggcctgaacttttgtacccccatgatgataagctgaaatttaaaaaaaaatgagctatatCAAGGTTATGGTCTGTCAATATGGTCATGCTGGCCACTAGTACTGGGTGACAGAACAATAAAAGCACAGCtgtgattaattaaaaaaaaaaaaaagatagacaaatggccaacaaacatacaaaaaaaatactcaccatcactaatcatcaggaaatgcaaattaaaaccacaatgagatatcaccttacctctgACAGAAATGgcaattatcaaaaagtcaaaaaacaatagatgttgacatggatgcagtgaaaagggaatgcttatacactgttgatgggaatgtaaattagtgcatcctctatggaaaagagtatggccattcctcaaagaactaacagtagacctaccattcaatccagtaatcccactactgggtatctacccaaaggaaaagaagtcattttatcaaaaagacacttgcatctgaatgtttactgcagcaaaTAACAATTGCAAATATATGGAATTACCCAAGAATAACAAAATGAATGTggctatatttattcattcacttaaacATATTTGGTAAGCACCTGTTTTGTACCAGTTACTGCAGTCTGTAAGCTAGAACATTTATTAGTGGTTTATATAACTGCCATGATGGCAAAAGTGATTCTAACTTGCATAAATAATACACTCAAGAACATTCCACGCTCCTTGGTGGTTCAAGCAAtgcagtttataaaataaaaccaaaaaagtgaCTATTCCCATTAAAGAAAGCATCAGAAACTAGCATTGAGAAATTAGATGAAAGGATCAATCTCTAACTCCTGGATGCCAGGAAGCAGAGTTTTTCAGAATCAAAAACAAAGCCCTAAGTAAGAGCTCAAGGCCCCACCCCTTAGGGGTCACATAGTTGGTGCTGTTGCTTTTaactaattcattattttaacacATCAAACAATTCAGCCTTTTCTTTACCCAAAATTAAAACTAAGGACATGTAATGCTTTTCAGAAATGCAAACACCCTGAGATAGCTCATTATCAGAACCTACACAGGGATTTGCTATTTAGGTGCAGCCACCTATTTATTACTGGGGTTGTTCACAGAAAAGCCTTTTCCACAGTTAATTTGGGCATAAGAATAATTGTGTCATGTAACTTCCTTTtagagcttttattttaaaaaaatcataaaactgtATCTGGGAAGATAgtaatatcaattttttaaaaagtgaggagAATTGGACAGGggttttttgttgtatcctttagTAACTACGACCAAACAGGGTGTAGTACTTGGCAGGCTTCTTGCCACAGATGCACTTGGCTCCAGGCTGCAGTTCACAGAGTGGTTTGAAAGGGATGCAGAGGCTTTTAGCGCCCATGGATGGGGCACCAGGTTCAAGATCTTGATCCCTGGCAGTGGTCTTTTTGATCCAGTCTTCACAGTCAACTTCCCCACAGAATGGAATCTGAACAATCTTTCCAGAATCTAGTATCTTCTGAAAGTCTTCCATTGTATTAGCCACAGCCATATGAGTCTTAAGGTCTTCAGAAGCCCTTGTGAAAAGGGTAACATGGATGTCTTCCAAAATGGCCTGAAGTTTAGTCTCAGCCTCATTTTCAGCAACTGTCAGCTTTTTCCCAGTATCTCGTCTGACAGCTACGAACTGACAGCTCTTCATATCACTTGGCCCAACTTCAAGTCTAATTGGAACACCCTTGAGCTCCCAGTGATTGAATTTCCAACCTGGAGAATAGTTCTCTCGCAAATCAGCTCTAACTCGAATGTTAACATTGAGTAGCTGCCTTCGATAATCATTGCATTTTGCAACCTTTCTCAGTTATTCACATCCATTTCATTATCTTGATAACATTCATCATTATCTAAACATGTAtgatttgcttattcatttatccTCTATCTCTCCTTTTTACAAAAGTTAAGTTCTATTAGAACAGAGGCTACTATGTCTTGCTCAGTTTTATAtacctagctttttttttttaaacatacttttagttttatttcagcCATGTTAAGTTATCCACAAGCTGTTAAAAGCTATTGCTACTTGGTAATAAACCCGTCAGTTCTACATACTATGTAAGCTTGACCTCTAATTGTATCACATACCTCAAATCGGTTATTTTGTGccttaaggagaaaaaatatcaaattgaATACAGAAAAGTTGTATCTGTCACATCTCTAATACATCATGGTCATTGTCACATTATTGTCATTaggaaatatttgctttttaggagcaattaaaattaaagccATATTCTTTACTGTCATCGtcctcttttgtttcctttaagaAGTGAAACGACACTACAAGAAAGCAAGCATCCAAACCatcaaaaataagacaaattattttaaggtgtttttaaaaaatcttgacatgagggggaaaaaatgactcTTAGGCCTGCAGGGCACAGAACTGCTGGAACACAGCCAGGATATGGGGGTCTAACTCCGCAGTGAAGAGAAGGTTCTCCAGGGTCACCATGTACTGCTGGATTATCTGGTGATGCTGTAGGAAGATCTGCTGGAGCCTCTCTATACAGTTCTTATACCATGGTGTTAAAACACTGGTCCCATCAGTTTCACATCGTACTAAGTGCTCAGTCAAGATCATGATAAAACGCTGAAATACGACATGGAGAATGTAAACTACCATGGTTAGGG from Lemur catta isolate mLemCat1 chromosome 23, mLemCat1.pri, whole genome shotgun sequence harbors:
- the LOC123626876 gene encoding bifunctional glutamate/proline--tRNA ligase-like → MTAQNNRFEVAKCNDYRRQLLNVNIRVRADLRENYSPGWKFNHWELKGVPIRLEVGPSDMKSCQFVAVRRDTGKKLTVAENEAETKLQAILEDIHVTLFTRASEDLKTHMAVANTMEDFQKILDSGKIVQIPFCGEVDCEDWIKKTTARDQDLEPGAPSMGAKSLCIPFKPLCELQPGAKCICGKKPAKYYTLFGRSY